Genomic window (Moraxella haemolytica):
ATCACAAACAGTTTGTCATGATAAAACAAGGTAATGATAAGTTGCACATGGCTTACGGTTATCCTAAGTTGTGATGTGACTAAGTTGTGCTATAATAATGAACAATAGGTAATAACATGAAAGACATCAAAAATACCATTCATCAATCCGATGCCAATCTTAAAGAGTCATCTGATGAGTTAAAAGAGCTTGATGAATTCGTACCACTGACCACACAGCCATCATTGGCTGAGAATGAAGATGATGCACGCCATGAGGTCATTGGTAACGACAATCAGCAAAAAGAGGTGGTTGTACCCATCATGCCATTGGTATAATATAGTATTCTTTTTATTTCCTGAATGCTTGAATAATAAACAAAAATAAACAGTGAGTAACTCATGAGCGAAAAACAAGGCTGGTTTAGCCGCATGAAGCAAGGACTGTCCAAGTCTAGCAAAAACCTAACAGAGGGGCTGATGACTGCTTTGGTTGGTGGTAAAGAGATTGATGATGAACTCTTAGAAGAGGTGGAAGATCAATTACTTGTTGCTGATATTGGCGTTGATGCAACCAATCGCATCATCAAGAGCTTGACCGAACAAACCGCTCGTGGCGATTTGATTTATTCGCATTCGCTATATAAAGCCCTAAAAAAAGAGTTGGTGGAGATTCTTACTCCTAAGGTTGAGCCACTGGTTATAGATACCACCAAAAAACCTTTTGTTATCTTAATGGTAGGTGTTAATGGCGTGGGTAAGACCACCACCATCGGCAAACTTGCCAAACGACTACAAGCAGAGGGTAAATCTGTCATGCTTGCTGCAGGCGATACTTTTCGTGCAGCCGCCACCGAACAACTACAAATTTGGGGTGAAAGAAATGACATTCCTGTGGTAGCACAAGGTCATGGAGCGGATAGTGCATCGGTTGTTTTTGATGCCATGCAGTCGGCTCGTGCAAAGGGTATTGATGTGTTGATTGCCGATACAGCAGGGCGATTGCAGAATAAAACACATCTGATGAACGAGCTTGAAAAGGTTGTTCGTGTCATGAAAAAAGCCGATGAAACAGCCCCGCATGAAACGATGATTGTTCTAGATGCTGGCACGGGTCAAAACGCCATCAATCAAGTGCAGATTTTCTCTGAAGCTGTACCGCTATCAGGCATCAGTATTACTAAGCTAGATGGTACAGCAAAAGGTGGGGTAGTCTTTAATGTCGCCCAAAACACCAATGTGCCGATTCGCTATATTGGCGTGGGCGAAGGAATTGATGATTTGCAATCATTTGATCCAAATGAGTTTGTTGAAGCATTATTTGATGAAGAAAAATAAATTAAAATACCGTAGAATAATGATTTTACGGTATTTTTTTATGATTTGAATGCTTGATAAGGTGTTTGGTTTTTATTTATCAGATGGTTGTTGGCTGTTTAAGGCAGTGGTTAATTGTTTATGTATGTTACAATCGGTTAGGATAAATATATGGCTATCATTAGCACGCATTACACACCACCACATCAGTTGCCCACCATCAGCTTAACCATCAAAGATGGTAGGCTTGTTTTACTAGATTGGTATGATGGCAAGACGCAATGCCTGCTTGCTAAGGTGGGTGAAAGTAGCCTTTGGGTTGGGCATAACTTTCTAGATGCTTTTGATTTAGACCAAGCGGTCGCTTTGATGACAATCAATCAACTGGATGAGTATTTTGCAGGACGCCGTACAGTCTTTGATATACCACTGGATTTGTCTTATGGCACGGCATTTGAACAGTCAGTTTGGCAGGCTTTGCAAGCTGTAGAATATGGCACAACCATCAGTTATGCCACGCTTGCTCAAAACATCAACAAGCCTACTGCCTATCGTGCTTGTGCTAATGCTAATGGCAAAAACCCCATCAGTATTGTCGTGCCATGCCACAGAGTCATCGCATCAGATGGTGGTATTGGTGGTTATACAGGTGGGGTTCACATCAAAAGAACATTACTGGATTTGGAATGTCGCACAATGGCACAGCACAAGGGTGCAATGAGCGGTTACTAATTTGAATTGGGGTGAATTGACAACTCTTTATCTTTTATTCACAAAGTTCATGAAAAGCTATATCGCAGGCGGTGTAGCTGTGTTATAATTAAACGATTTTTCTTTTTACTTATCTGATTTAGGGAGTTTGTCTTTATGTCGTATGCACTACTTCGCCCGCTCTTATTTAATATGGAGCCAGAGTATGCACATGAACTTACCCTAAGTATGCTGGATAAGGCCTATCATGCAGGTCTGCTTGGTTTTGGCTATTCCAAGCAGGCACTACCTACCACTTGCATGGGGGTAAAGCTACTTAATCCTGTGGGATTGGCGGCAGGACTAGATAAGAATGGCTCGCACATTGATGCTTTAAGTGAGTTGGGTTTTGGCTTTTTAGAGATTGGTACGGTAACGCCACGACCACAGTCGGGCAATGACAAACCAAGATTATTTCGCATTCAGCGAGCAGGGGCGATTATCAATCGCATGGGCTTTAATAACGATGGCGTCGATAAGATGATTCAAAACATAGAGCGATCCAAATATCAAGGCGTACTTGGTATCAACATCGGCAAAAATGCCATCACTCCTGTTGAAAACGCCTTAGATGATTATGTTTACTGCCTTGAGAGAGTCTATCCTTATGCCAGTTACATCACCATCAATATCTCAAGTCCTAACACCAAAAACCTGCGAAGTCTGCAAGGTGGCGACGCTTTATCTGCTCTGTTAGATGGCATCAAAACTTGCCATACACGCTTGGCGAATAATTACGGTTTTTATGTACCACTTGCTCTAAAAATAGCCCCTGATTTAGACGAATATCAAGTTGATGAGATTGCTCATACGGTACTATCATTTGACATAGATGGTCTGATTGCTACCAACACAACGCTGTCTCGTGTGGGTGTGGAAGACTATAAATATGCTGATGAGTCAGGTGGGTTGTCGGGTCGTCCTGTGAGTCATATCAGCACAAAAATCCTATCCATGTTTCATGACCGTCTGTTGGATAAGGTGGATTTGATTGGTGTGGGTGGCATTGACGAAGGAGAGCTTGCCGCCAAAAAAATCAGAGCAGGAGCAAAAGCTGTGCAGATTTTCTCTGGAATAATTTATAGAGGTCCTGCATTGGTGGGCGACTGCGTACAAGCGATTGCAAACCATCAGGACCGCACATGAATGGACTGATAGAGTCAATGACTTTCATTGACATTGTCATCTTATTTGTGGTGCTTTTAGATATGTGGCGTGGCTTTGGGGCTGGATTTGTTAAGTCGGTAGTCTCTTTGGTGTCTTGGTTTTTGGCATTAGTGATTGCATCACGCACCGCCAAAGACATTGCCCCCATGCTAAATATCTTGACAGACAATACCGTCTTACAAATTGCAGCTGCATTCTTACTGGTGGTATTGGTGGTCATTGCCATGACGCACGCCGTTGCACTCATGCTAAACAGCATCACCAAAAGCCTGCATTTAGGCTTTGTTAACCGTATCTTAGGTGGCGTGCTTGGCATTATAACAGGCGTTCTAAAAGTATTGGTCATTCTTAGTGTTACATCGCCACTATTGTCTTACCTGCCAAATTGGCAAGATTCTATTTTGGCACAAAATCTACTGCCATTAGCTCCGATTGCCACAGAACTCTTAAAAGAAGTGCTGGGCGAAGCATGGCAACAAATTCAAAATCCTTATCAATCATCTTAATGGAGTGAACTATGTGTGGTGTAATTGGCATTGTGGCACATGAGCCTGTTAATCAGATGTTATACGATGGTCTAACCATGCTTCAGCACCGTGGGCAGGATGCAGCAGGTATTGTTACCTTAAAAGATGGTCGTTTATATCTACGCAAAGACAATGGCATGGTTCGAGATGTGTTTTTAAACAAACACATGGTGCG
Coding sequences:
- the ftsY gene encoding signal recognition particle-docking protein FtsY; amino-acid sequence: MSEKQGWFSRMKQGLSKSSKNLTEGLMTALVGGKEIDDELLEEVEDQLLVADIGVDATNRIIKSLTEQTARGDLIYSHSLYKALKKELVEILTPKVEPLVIDTTKKPFVILMVGVNGVGKTTTIGKLAKRLQAEGKSVMLAAGDTFRAAATEQLQIWGERNDIPVVAQGHGADSASVVFDAMQSARAKGIDVLIADTAGRLQNKTHLMNELEKVVRVMKKADETAPHETMIVLDAGTGQNAINQVQIFSEAVPLSGISITKLDGTAKGGVVFNVAQNTNVPIRYIGVGEGIDDLQSFDPNEFVEALFDEEK
- a CDS encoding methylated-DNA--[protein]-cysteine S-methyltransferase translates to MISTHYTPPHQLPTISLTIKDGRLVLLDWYDGKTQCLLAKVGESSLWVGHNFLDAFDLDQAVALMTINQLDEYFAGRRTVFDIPLDLSYGTAFEQSVWQALQAVEYGTTISYATLAQNINKPTAYRACANANGKNPISIVVPCHRVIASDGGIGGYTGGVHIKRTLLDLECRTMAQHKGAMSGY
- a CDS encoding quinone-dependent dihydroorotate dehydrogenase, encoding MSYALLRPLLFNMEPEYAHELTLSMLDKAYHAGLLGFGYSKQALPTTCMGVKLLNPVGLAAGLDKNGSHIDALSELGFGFLEIGTVTPRPQSGNDKPRLFRIQRAGAIINRMGFNNDGVDKMIQNIERSKYQGVLGINIGKNAITPVENALDDYVYCLERVYPYASYITINISSPNTKNLRSLQGGDALSALLDGIKTCHTRLANNYGFYVPLALKIAPDLDEYQVDEIAHTVLSFDIDGLIATNTTLSRVGVEDYKYADESGGLSGRPVSHISTKILSMFHDRLLDKVDLIGVGGIDEGELAAKKIRAGAKAVQIFSGIIYRGPALVGDCVQAIANHQDRT
- a CDS encoding CvpA family protein, giving the protein MNGLIESMTFIDIVILFVVLLDMWRGFGAGFVKSVVSLVSWFLALVIASRTAKDIAPMLNILTDNTVLQIAAAFLLVVLVVIAMTHAVALMLNSITKSLHLGFVNRILGGVLGIITGVLKVLVILSVTSPLLSYLPNWQDSILAQNLLPLAPIATELLKEVLGEAWQQIQNPYQSS